A window of Mercenaria mercenaria strain notata chromosome 16, MADL_Memer_1, whole genome shotgun sequence contains these coding sequences:
- the LOC123540345 gene encoding uncharacterized protein LOC123540345 has product MTPNIGNQTNVVLPVLLSILFAFVGGSVTLTMLSDFADKGSMRCNSKAVLMCKVQPYSVAMTWEIDERPAADCTFGSCKTYITNMVNYAFSFDTSKGIFNITLHPVTFSDNGRTFKCDDGSTSAYIKALVKVVPDNSATTITSLKGSSFTEIKARTGCLHPSSSVTFEWYYFKDGGDPVVYTESQSSQETDEYGCTGGPCGGKGVVKVTSTLNIKEDPDGEEYYFQVLVKHLDKTDIIVRANKPFKLKGKDDVATSTVPPVRDSSRAEKAELNIELKFLSLFVAFYLITSFDGSILCR; this is encoded by the exons ATGACGCCCAACATAGGAAATCAAACAAATGTCGTTCTGCCTGTACTTTTGAGCATCTTGTTTG CATTTGTAGGGGGAAGTGTGACTCTTACTATGTTAAGTGATTTTGCTGACAAAGGAAGCATGAGGTGTAACAGCAAGGCCGTGTTGATGTGTAAGGTTCAACCATATTCAGTTGCAATGACATGGGAGATAGATGAACGACCAGCTGCTGACTGCACGTTTGGTTCATGCAAGACTTATATAACCAATATGGTAAACTATGCGTTTTCCTTTGATACAAGCAAGGGGATATTCAATATTACCTTGCATCCAGTGACATTTTCTGACAACGGGAGGACGTTCAAATGTGACGATGGATCTACTTCTGCTTATATCAAGGCATTGGTAAAAG TTGTACCTGATAACAGTGCTACTACTATCACCTCTTTGAAAGGTTCGTCCTTTACTGAAATAAAAGCAAGGACAGGATGCCTTCATCCGAGTTCAAGTGTAACGTTTGAATGGTATTATTTCAAG GATGGAGGCGATCCAGTGGTATATACGGAAAGCCAGTCCAGTCAAGAAACTGACGAGTATGGCTGTACAGGCGGACCTTGTGGCGGGAAAGGGGTTGTCAAGGTAACAAGTACTCTCAACATAAAAGAAGATCCTGACGGAGAGGAATATTATTTCCAGGTTCTGGTGAAACATCTTGATAAAACAGATATCATAGTGAGGGCAAACAAGCCTTTTAAACTGAAAG GAAAGGACGACGTTGCAACTAGTACAGTTCCTCCTGTCCGTGATTCAAGTCGAGCTGAAAAGGCTGAATTGAACATAGAACTCAAGTTTCTGTCTCTTTTTGTGGCATTCTATTTAATAACGAGCTTTGATGGGTCAATTCTATGTCGCTAA